A genome region from Desulfuromonadales bacterium includes the following:
- a CDS encoding malate dehydrogenase (Catalyzes the reversible oxidation of malate to oxaloacetate) translates to YGSAAKAKEVMEAMVKRTRGAGGEVVALLKTGSAFYSPASSAIAMAESILKDQKRVLPTCVYLNGEFGVKGYYVGVPCVLGEKGVEKILQFKLDAEEQAMMDKSVAAVKGLVDSLK, encoded by the coding sequence ATACGGCAGCGCCGCCAAGGCCAAGGAAGTCATGGAAGCCATGGTCAAGCGGACCCGCGGCGCCGGCGGTGAAGTCGTCGCCCTGCTCAAGACCGGCAGCGCCTTCTACAGCCCGGCCTCCTCGGCGATCGCCATGGCCGAATCGATCCTCAAGGACCAGAAGCGGGTGCTCCCCACCTGCGTCTACCTGAACGGCGAGTTCGGCGTCAAGGGCTACTACGTCGGCGTCCCCTGCGTCCTCGGCGAAAAGGGGGTCGAAAAGATTCTCCAGTTCAAACTCGACGCCGAAGAGCAGGCAATGATGGACAAGTCGGTCGCGGCCGTCAAGGGCCTGGTCGACAGCCTGAAATAA
- a CDS encoding 4Fe-4S binding protein produces MSSPRIEVIERNCKGCSICVEFCPTNVLEMDAFLVKVARPEACIKCMQCELRCPDFAIKVHAE; encoded by the coding sequence ATGAGCAGTCCGAGAATCGAAGTAATCGAAAGGAACTGCAAGGGGTGCAGCATCTGCGTTGAATTCTGCCCCACCAACGTACTTGAGATGGATGCGTTCCTCGTCAAAGTCGCACGCCCCGAGGCCTGCATCAAGTGCATGCAGTGCGAACTGCGGTGCCCGGATTTTGCGATCAAGGTTCATGCGGAATAA